One window of Phycodurus eques isolate BA_2022a chromosome 17, UOR_Pequ_1.1, whole genome shotgun sequence genomic DNA carries:
- the pwwp2a gene encoding PWWP domain-containing protein 2A isoform X2, with product MAAVATEPGATAIRTTATTDDGSPEPGTSGSGHMLVSQEPDQAAELRSPRSGDGGGGEERRHVGPEPEPEPEPAGGKVQGEAAASDQLVQNRIGTGREAAWNGSVQAQAAAACRSILEQPKPSSSAVFLHSFPAARPPPGAEAGLSLAEPAEPTTNAAGRDRGYPASVQPERRPAASQDGTAEGDPETGYGEPEKGDACGGLREPPKPDANPAEVAPCAPRLGGRVQDLSLSLGSEVRVSLDHVIDDALVVSFRVGEKLFSGVLMDVSKRFGPYGIPITPFPRREDHIRPQRAAVPAEAAAPTSPKREVPGEDAPPRPWTAKPPPLFQEGAPYPPPLFIRDTYNQALPQPPPRKIKRPKRRYRCEEPTSIMNAIKLRPRQVLCDKCKGVVAAAGRRTGPVDLRGEEASRRGKAADGPVSAEVKRLRSDDKSGRGDRRAPSGTGGSAASSPSSSASMRLKLNSKKVLGKGTSADRSKARQVLKKMARNSQPPPPLGENQDREGGGGKALTRAAALQNHNQKVHFTRRLQHLSGALVGPASHTALPPRMRLKPQRYRTDDPQGPPPSSSSSSSSSSSSCASSSSPPKHNARSATSSPDLPAFNPVPPPPRLAPSPTPPSSYCAATEDKEAPPPSETVDLPPPPDPASLVPPCPSSVEAALGDKEGAPPPRRAADVVCAANHADSIHRPPIDI from the exons ATGGCGGCCGTGGCCACCGAGCCAGGAGCTACGGCGATTCGAACAACAGCGACCACCGACGACGGCTCACCGGAACCGGGCACCAGCGGCTCGGGTCACATGCTAGTCTCCCAGGAGCCCGATCAGGCCGCGGAGCTGCGTAGCCCTCGCTCGGGAGACGGTGGGGGCGGGGAGGAGCGCCGCCATGTCGGGCCGGAGCCGGAGCCGGAGCCGGAGCCCGCGGGGGGGAAAGTCCAAGGTGAGGCCGCCGCCAGCGACCAACTCGTCCAGAACCGGATTGGCACCGGGAGGGAAGCGGCTTGGAACGGCTCGGTGCAGGcgcaggcggcggcggcgtgccGCAGCATCCTCGAGCAGCCCAagccctcctcctccgccgTCTTCCTTCACTCCTTCCCGGCCGCCCGGCCCCCGCCCGGCGCCGAGGCCGGCCTGTCCCTGGCGGAACCGGCGGAACCGACCACGAACGCCGCGGGCCGGGACCGGGGATACCCGGCTTCGGTCCAACCGGAGCGGAGGCCCGCTGCTTCTCAAGACGGTACCGCGGAGGGCGATCCGGAGACGGGATACGGCGAGCCCGAGAAGGGGGACGCGTGTGGCGGCTTGCGAGAACCGCCGAAGCCGGACGCCAACCCGGCCGAAGTCGCTCCGTGCGCTCCGAGGCTCGGCGGCCGCGTGCAGGACCTGAGCCTCAGCCTGGGCTCCGAGGTCCGGGTCTCCTTGGACCACGTCATCGATGACGCGCTGGTTGTGTCGTTCCGGGTGGGGGAGAAGCTCTTCTCCGGGGTTCTGATGGACGTTTCCAAAAG GTTCGGACCGTACGGAATTCCCATCACGCCGTTTCCCCGGCGCGAAGACCATATTCGACCTCAGAGGGCGGCGGTCCCCGCGGAGGCCGCCGCCCCCACGTCCCCAAAGCGGGAAGTGCCCGGCGAAGACGCGCCTCCTCGCCCGTGGACCGCCAAGCCGCCGCCGCTGTTCCAGGAGGGGGCGCCGTACCCGCCCCCGCTGTTCATCAGGGACACCTACAACCAGGCGTTACCTCAGCCGCCGCCTCGGAAGATCAAGCGGCCCAAGCGGCGCTACCGCTGCGAGGAGCCCACCTCCATCATGAACGCCATCAAGCTGCGCCCCCGCCAGGTGCTGTGCGACAAGTGCAAAGGCGTGGTGGCGGCGGCCGGGCGGCGGACGGGCCCCGTGGACCTGAGGGGCGAGGAGGCGTCGCGGCGGGGGAAGGCGGCGGACGGGCCCGTGTCCGCCGAGGTCAAGCGACTGAGGAGCGACGACAAGAGCGGCCGAGGCGACAGACGGGCCCCGTCGGGCACGGGGGGGTCCGCCGCCTCTTCGCCGTCCTCGTCCGCGTCCATGCGTCTCAAGCTGAACTCTAAGAAGGTTCTTGGCAAAGGAACCTCAGCGGATCGCTCCAAAGCTCGCCAGGTTCTCAAGAAGATGGCGCGGAACTCGCAGCCTCCGCCGCCGCTCGGCGAGAACCAGGACAGAGAGGGCGGCGGCGGCAAGGCCCTGACGCGCGCCGCCGCCTTGCAGAACCACAACCAGAAGGTCCACTTCACCCGCCGCCTGCAGCACCTTAGCGGCGCTCTGGTCGGCCCCGCCTCGCACACGGCGCTGCCGCCTCGAATGCGCCTCAAACCCCAAAGGTATCGTACCGACGACCCTCAgggcccccccccctcctcctcctcctcctcctcctcctcctcctcttcttgcgcctcctcttcctcgcctcCCAAACACAACGCTCGCTCGGCCACCTCGAGCCCAGACCTGCCCGCGTTCAACCCCGTACCGCCGCCCCCGCGCCTCGCCCCCAGTCCGACGCCGCCCTCTTCTTACTGTGCTGCTACGGAGGACAAGGAGGCTCCGCCTCCTTCGGAGACCGTAGACCTCCCCCCGCCCCCGGACCCGGCTTCCTTAGTTCCCCCCTGCCCGTCCTCGGTGGAGGCGGCGCTCGGCGACAAGGAAGGAG
- the oatx gene encoding solute carrier family 22 member 6 isoform X2: MGFNELLDEMGGFGRYQWLHVTLISFPSLLMASQNLLNNFVSGTPGHRCSLSANHSLWNLTEQVDRQDVLKAFIPLDSSGTGLDRCRRYVTPQWQMLTANGSVNTSHLQTESCVDGWTFDDSEFLATTVSEWDLVCTLRPLKQMIQTVYMGGVLAGAVLYGGLSDRFGRRSVLIWSYLQLGILGSCGTLSQSYSVYCVFRFLSGMAVSGIILNSVSLKVEWIPTKTRTLVGTLTSFYFTFGQLILAGLAYWLRDWRKLQLVVCAPHILFFAYSWWYSESARWLVLRRRSQDALKTLHRVARINGKPEVVDKLTLEVLHSHMSKELESNRKMLTAYDLLRTPGMRRISVCLIAVWFSTSFAYYGLVMDMQKFGVSIYVMQLIFGAVDFPAKFVALGMLSFLGRRVTQALCLFMSALVIFANIFVPMDMQAIRTTLACLGKAFTSASFTTVYLYTGELYPTIIRQTGMGLVSTMARVGSMAAPAVLILDEVFPALPSVVYGGAAVLASGFACFLPETLNVPLPDTVRDVEERCSSMGCWPMFCFA, from the exons ATGGGCTTCAATGAGCTGCTAGACGAG ATGGGCGGTTTCGGGCGGTACCAGTGGCTCCACGTGACCCTCATCAGTTTCCCAAGCCTGCTGATGGCGAGTCAAAACCTCCTGAACAACTTTGTCTCAGGAACCCCCGGCCACCGCTGCAGCTTGTCGGCCAATCACAGCCTCTGGAACCTCACGGAGCAG GTGGATCGCCAGGACGTGTTGAAGGCCTTCATCCCGCTGGACTCTTCGGGAACTGGACTCGACCGCTGCAGGAG GTACGTGACGCCTCAGTGGCAGATGCTAACAGCTAACGGCTCCGTTAACACCAGCCACCTGCAAACCGAAAGCTGCGTGGATGGTTGGACCTTTGACGACTCCGAGTTCCTTGCCACCACTGTTTCCGAG TGGGATCTGGTGTGCACCCTGCGGCCCCTCAAGCAGATGATCCAGACGGTGTACATGGGCGGCGTTCTAGCGGGTGCAGTCCTCTACGGTGGACTGTCCGACAG GTTCGGGCGGCGCTCTGTCCTTATTTGGTCGTACCTGCAGCTGGGCATCCTGGGCTCTTGCGGCACACTGTCGCAGTCCTACTCGGTCTACTGCGTGTTCCGCTTCCTGAGCGGCATGGCGGTGTCGGGCATCATACTCAACTCGGTTTCCCTGA AGGTGGAGTGGATCCCGACTAAAACCAGGACTCTGGTGGGCACGCTCACCTCCTTCTACTTCACCTTTGGTCAGCTAATCTTGGCGGGCTTGGCTTATTGGTTGAGGGACTGGAGGAAGCTGCAGCTGGTGGTGTGCGCTCCCCACATCCTCTTCTTTGCCTACAGCTG GTGGTACTCTGAGTCGGCGCGGTGGCTGGTCCTCAGGCGAAGATCGCAGGACGCGTTGAAGACTCTCCACAGAGTCGCTCGCATCAACGGAAAACCCGAAGTGGTGGACAAGCTGACGCTGGAG GTGCTTCACTCCCACATGAGCAAGGAGCTGGAGTCCAATCGTAAGATGCTGACCGCCTACGACCTGCTGAGGACGCCAGGCATGAGACGCATCTCCGTCTGCCTCATCGCCGTCTG GTTCTCCACCAGCTTCGCCTACTACGGCTTGGTGATGGACATGCAGAAGTTTGGG GTGAGTATTTACGTGATGCAGCTCATCTTTGGAGCTGTGGATTTTCCTGCCAAATTTGTGGCTCTGGGCATGCTCAGTTTCCTCGGGAGGAGGGTGACTCAGGCCCTCTGCCTCTTCATGTCCGCCCTCGTCATCTTCGCCAACATCTTCGTCCCGATGG ACATGCAGGCCATCAGAACGACGTTAGCGTGTCTCGGTAAAGCCTTCACGTCGGCGTCCTTCACCACTGTCTACTTGTACACCGGAGAACTTTACCCCACCATCATCAG GCAAACTGGAATGGGTCTGGTGTCCACCATGGCCAGGGTGGGCAGCATGGCGGCGCCCGCCGTCCTCATTCTGGACGAg GTGTTCCCTGCTCTGCCCAGCGTGGTGTACGGGGGGGCGGCCGTGCTCGCTTCGGGCTTTGCTTGCTTCTTGCCAGAGACGCTCAACGTTCCGCTGCCGGACACCGTCCGAGACGTGGAGGAGAGATG TTCATCAATGGGATGCTGGCCGATGTTTTGTTTCGCGTAA
- the oatx gene encoding solute carrier family 22 member 6 isoform X1 — MGFNELLDEMGGFGRYQWLHVTLISFPSLLMASQNLLNNFVSGTPGHRCSLSANHSLWNLTEQVDRQDVLKAFIPLDSSGTGLDRCRRYVTPQWQMLTANGSVNTSHLQTESCVDGWTFDDSEFLATTVSEWDLVCTLRPLKQMIQTVYMGGVLAGAVLYGGLSDRFGRRSVLIWSYLQLGILGSCGTLSQSYSVYCVFRFLSGMAVSGIILNSVSLKVEWIPTKTRTLVGTLTSFYFTFGQLILAGLAYWLRDWRKLQLVVCAPHILFFAYSWWYSESARWLVLRRRSQDALKTLHRVARINGKPEVVDKLTLEVLHSHMSKELESNRKMLTAYDLLRTPGMRRISVCLIAVWFSTSFAYYGLVMDMQKFGVSIYVMQLIFGAVDFPAKFVALGMLSFLGRRVTQALCLFMSALVIFANIFVPMDMQAIRTTLACLGKAFTSASFTTVYLYTGELYPTIIRQTGMGLVSTMARVGSMAAPAVLILDEVFPALPSVVYGGAAVLASGFACFLPETLNVPLPDTVRDVEERWSGRSPADQKEKEAVSSEDEQAALSLKQVKEVEGSGLNAL; from the exons ATGGGCTTCAATGAGCTGCTAGACGAG ATGGGCGGTTTCGGGCGGTACCAGTGGCTCCACGTGACCCTCATCAGTTTCCCAAGCCTGCTGATGGCGAGTCAAAACCTCCTGAACAACTTTGTCTCAGGAACCCCCGGCCACCGCTGCAGCTTGTCGGCCAATCACAGCCTCTGGAACCTCACGGAGCAG GTGGATCGCCAGGACGTGTTGAAGGCCTTCATCCCGCTGGACTCTTCGGGAACTGGACTCGACCGCTGCAGGAG GTACGTGACGCCTCAGTGGCAGATGCTAACAGCTAACGGCTCCGTTAACACCAGCCACCTGCAAACCGAAAGCTGCGTGGATGGTTGGACCTTTGACGACTCCGAGTTCCTTGCCACCACTGTTTCCGAG TGGGATCTGGTGTGCACCCTGCGGCCCCTCAAGCAGATGATCCAGACGGTGTACATGGGCGGCGTTCTAGCGGGTGCAGTCCTCTACGGTGGACTGTCCGACAG GTTCGGGCGGCGCTCTGTCCTTATTTGGTCGTACCTGCAGCTGGGCATCCTGGGCTCTTGCGGCACACTGTCGCAGTCCTACTCGGTCTACTGCGTGTTCCGCTTCCTGAGCGGCATGGCGGTGTCGGGCATCATACTCAACTCGGTTTCCCTGA AGGTGGAGTGGATCCCGACTAAAACCAGGACTCTGGTGGGCACGCTCACCTCCTTCTACTTCACCTTTGGTCAGCTAATCTTGGCGGGCTTGGCTTATTGGTTGAGGGACTGGAGGAAGCTGCAGCTGGTGGTGTGCGCTCCCCACATCCTCTTCTTTGCCTACAGCTG GTGGTACTCTGAGTCGGCGCGGTGGCTGGTCCTCAGGCGAAGATCGCAGGACGCGTTGAAGACTCTCCACAGAGTCGCTCGCATCAACGGAAAACCCGAAGTGGTGGACAAGCTGACGCTGGAG GTGCTTCACTCCCACATGAGCAAGGAGCTGGAGTCCAATCGTAAGATGCTGACCGCCTACGACCTGCTGAGGACGCCAGGCATGAGACGCATCTCCGTCTGCCTCATCGCCGTCTG GTTCTCCACCAGCTTCGCCTACTACGGCTTGGTGATGGACATGCAGAAGTTTGGG GTGAGTATTTACGTGATGCAGCTCATCTTTGGAGCTGTGGATTTTCCTGCCAAATTTGTGGCTCTGGGCATGCTCAGTTTCCTCGGGAGGAGGGTGACTCAGGCCCTCTGCCTCTTCATGTCCGCCCTCGTCATCTTCGCCAACATCTTCGTCCCGATGG ACATGCAGGCCATCAGAACGACGTTAGCGTGTCTCGGTAAAGCCTTCACGTCGGCGTCCTTCACCACTGTCTACTTGTACACCGGAGAACTTTACCCCACCATCATCAG GCAAACTGGAATGGGTCTGGTGTCCACCATGGCCAGGGTGGGCAGCATGGCGGCGCCCGCCGTCCTCATTCTGGACGAg GTGTTCCCTGCTCTGCCCAGCGTGGTGTACGGGGGGGCGGCCGTGCTCGCTTCGGGCTTTGCTTGCTTCTTGCCAGAGACGCTCAACGTTCCGCTGCCGGACACCGTCCGAGACGTGGAGGAGAGATG GTCTGGAAGAAGTCCCGCTGACCAGAAGGAGAAGGAGGCCGTGTCCTCAGAAGACGAGCAAGCGGCGTTGTCTTTAAAACAAGTGAAGGAAGTTGAAGGGAGCGGTCTCAACGCCCTCTGA
- the pwwp2a gene encoding PWWP domain-containing protein 2A isoform X1 produces the protein MAAVATEPGATAIRTTATTDDGSPEPGTSGSGHMLVSQEPDQAAELRSPRSGDGGGGEERRHVGPEPEPEPEPAGGKVQGEAAASDQLVQNRIGTGREAAWNGSVQAQAAAACRSILEQPKPSSSAVFLHSFPAARPPPGAEAGLSLAEPAEPTTNAAGRDRGYPASVQPERRPAASQDGTAEGDPETGYGEPEKGDACGGLREPPKPDANPAEVAPCAPRLGGRVQDLSLSLGSEVRVSLDHVIDDALVVSFRVGEKLFSGVLMDVSKRFGPYGIPITPFPRREDHIRPQRAAVPAEAAAPTSPKREVPGEDAPPRPWTAKPPPLFQEGAPYPPPLFIRDTYNQALPQPPPRKIKRPKRRYRCEEPTSIMNAIKLRPRQVLCDKCKGVVAAAGRRTGPVDLRGEEASRRGKAADGPVSAEVKRLRSDDKSGRGDRRAPSGTGGSAASSPSSSASMRLKLNSKKVLGKGTSADRSKARQVLKKMARNSQPPPPLGENQDREGGGGKALTRAAALQNHNQKVHFTRRLQHLSGALVGPASHTALPPRMRLKPQRYRTDDPQGPPPSSSSSSSSSSSSCASSSSPPKHNARSATSSPDLPAFNPVPPPPRLAPSPTPPSSYCAATEDKEAPPPSETVDLPPPPDPASLVPPCPSSVEAALGDKEGGELKRRRKSSTSSSSSSSSTSSSSVFSKSVSKCLLPDGRTVCVGDIVWAKIYGFPWWPARVLGITVARRANAVSAATRQEARVSWFGSPTTSFLPLSQLSPFLESFQSRFDRKRKGPYRRAISEAASAAKQLTPEVRALLTQFET, from the exons ATGGCGGCCGTGGCCACCGAGCCAGGAGCTACGGCGATTCGAACAACAGCGACCACCGACGACGGCTCACCGGAACCGGGCACCAGCGGCTCGGGTCACATGCTAGTCTCCCAGGAGCCCGATCAGGCCGCGGAGCTGCGTAGCCCTCGCTCGGGAGACGGTGGGGGCGGGGAGGAGCGCCGCCATGTCGGGCCGGAGCCGGAGCCGGAGCCGGAGCCCGCGGGGGGGAAAGTCCAAGGTGAGGCCGCCGCCAGCGACCAACTCGTCCAGAACCGGATTGGCACCGGGAGGGAAGCGGCTTGGAACGGCTCGGTGCAGGcgcaggcggcggcggcgtgccGCAGCATCCTCGAGCAGCCCAagccctcctcctccgccgTCTTCCTTCACTCCTTCCCGGCCGCCCGGCCCCCGCCCGGCGCCGAGGCCGGCCTGTCCCTGGCGGAACCGGCGGAACCGACCACGAACGCCGCGGGCCGGGACCGGGGATACCCGGCTTCGGTCCAACCGGAGCGGAGGCCCGCTGCTTCTCAAGACGGTACCGCGGAGGGCGATCCGGAGACGGGATACGGCGAGCCCGAGAAGGGGGACGCGTGTGGCGGCTTGCGAGAACCGCCGAAGCCGGACGCCAACCCGGCCGAAGTCGCTCCGTGCGCTCCGAGGCTCGGCGGCCGCGTGCAGGACCTGAGCCTCAGCCTGGGCTCCGAGGTCCGGGTCTCCTTGGACCACGTCATCGATGACGCGCTGGTTGTGTCGTTCCGGGTGGGGGAGAAGCTCTTCTCCGGGGTTCTGATGGACGTTTCCAAAAG GTTCGGACCGTACGGAATTCCCATCACGCCGTTTCCCCGGCGCGAAGACCATATTCGACCTCAGAGGGCGGCGGTCCCCGCGGAGGCCGCCGCCCCCACGTCCCCAAAGCGGGAAGTGCCCGGCGAAGACGCGCCTCCTCGCCCGTGGACCGCCAAGCCGCCGCCGCTGTTCCAGGAGGGGGCGCCGTACCCGCCCCCGCTGTTCATCAGGGACACCTACAACCAGGCGTTACCTCAGCCGCCGCCTCGGAAGATCAAGCGGCCCAAGCGGCGCTACCGCTGCGAGGAGCCCACCTCCATCATGAACGCCATCAAGCTGCGCCCCCGCCAGGTGCTGTGCGACAAGTGCAAAGGCGTGGTGGCGGCGGCCGGGCGGCGGACGGGCCCCGTGGACCTGAGGGGCGAGGAGGCGTCGCGGCGGGGGAAGGCGGCGGACGGGCCCGTGTCCGCCGAGGTCAAGCGACTGAGGAGCGACGACAAGAGCGGCCGAGGCGACAGACGGGCCCCGTCGGGCACGGGGGGGTCCGCCGCCTCTTCGCCGTCCTCGTCCGCGTCCATGCGTCTCAAGCTGAACTCTAAGAAGGTTCTTGGCAAAGGAACCTCAGCGGATCGCTCCAAAGCTCGCCAGGTTCTCAAGAAGATGGCGCGGAACTCGCAGCCTCCGCCGCCGCTCGGCGAGAACCAGGACAGAGAGGGCGGCGGCGGCAAGGCCCTGACGCGCGCCGCCGCCTTGCAGAACCACAACCAGAAGGTCCACTTCACCCGCCGCCTGCAGCACCTTAGCGGCGCTCTGGTCGGCCCCGCCTCGCACACGGCGCTGCCGCCTCGAATGCGCCTCAAACCCCAAAGGTATCGTACCGACGACCCTCAgggcccccccccctcctcctcctcctcctcctcctcctcctcctcttcttgcgcctcctcttcctcgcctcCCAAACACAACGCTCGCTCGGCCACCTCGAGCCCAGACCTGCCCGCGTTCAACCCCGTACCGCCGCCCCCGCGCCTCGCCCCCAGTCCGACGCCGCCCTCTTCTTACTGTGCTGCTACGGAGGACAAGGAGGCTCCGCCTCCTTCGGAGACCGTAGACCTCCCCCCGCCCCCGGACCCGGCTTCCTTAGTTCCCCCCTGCCCGTCCTCGGTGGAGGCGGCGCTCGGCGACAAGGAAGGAGGTGAACTGAAACGGCGTCGCAAATCTTCCACGTCGTCGTCCTCTTCCTCGTCGTCGACGTCGTCGTCCTccgtcttctccaagtcggtgTCAAAATGTCTGCTGCCCGACGGGCGCACCGTGTGCGTGGGCGACATCGTGTGGGCCAAAATCTACGGCTTCCCCTGGTGGCCGGCGCGGGTGCTGGGCATCACGGTGGCGCGGCGGGCCAACGCCGTGTCGGCGGCGACGAGGCAGGAGGCGCGCGTGTCCTGGTTCGGCTCGCCCACCACCTCCTTCCTGCCGCTCTCGCAGCTGTCGCCCTTCCTGGAGAGCTTCCAGTCGCGCTTCGACAGGAAACGCAAGGGCCCGTACCGCCGCGCCATCTCCGAGGCCGCCAGCGCCGCCAAGCAGCTGACGCCCGAAGTGCGCGCGCTGCTCACGCAGTTTGAGACGTAG